The Nitrospirota bacterium genome has a window encoding:
- the rpmH gene encoding 50S ribosomal protein L34, which translates to MSETTAQKSNLKQKRAQGFRKRMSTAKGQAVINRRRAKGRKRLAV; encoded by the coding sequence ATGTCGGAAACAACAGCACAAAAGAGCAATCTCAAGCAGAAGCGGGCGCAGGGATTCCGCAAGCGCATGAGCACGGCCAAGGGCCAGGCTGTCATCAACCGTCGCAGGGCCAAGGGAAGAAAACGTCTCGCCGTGTAG
- the rnpA gene encoding ribonuclease P protein component → MPYAYRKSERIRKNSEFVSVMKGKRLSVDGLSLFYSRNDAGHFRVGVSVGKKLANAVGRNRLKRQIRACIMKVLKDTSSGYDLVFVARREFANADHGRVLKAVDRLLHHTAICGPAS, encoded by the coding sequence ATGCCCTACGCATACCGGAAGAGCGAGCGGATACGGAAAAACAGTGAGTTTGTCTCTGTGATGAAAGGAAAAAGACTGTCGGTTGACGGTCTTTCTCTTTTTTATAGCCGGAACGATGCCGGTCATTTCAGGGTCGGGGTATCGGTCGGCAAAAAGCTGGCGAACGCCGTCGGAAGAAACAGGCTGAAGCGCCAGATAAGGGCCTGCATCATGAAGGTGTTGAAGGACACGTCGTCCGGGTATGATCTTGTCTTTGTGGCGCGCCGGGAGTTCGCGAACGCCGACCACGGGCGGGTCCTGAAGGCCGTGGACCGGCTGCTCCACCACACCGCAATCTGCGGACCGGCGTCGTAA
- the yidD gene encoding membrane protein insertion efficiency factor YidD, with the protein MIKRFVITLIRLYQRFISPMLPAACRFTPTCSEYAREAFEKKGLCKAAWMTFVRISKCHPFHPGGYDPVQ; encoded by the coding sequence ATGATAAAACGATTCGTGATCACCCTCATTCGGCTGTACCAGCGGTTCATCTCGCCAATGCTGCCGGCGGCCTGCAGGTTCACGCCAACCTGTTCCGAATACGCACGTGAGGCTTTCGAGAAAAAAGGATTGTGCAAGGCAGCCTGGATGACCTTCGTTCGCATCTCAAAATGTCATCCCTTTCATCCGGGCGGATACGATCCCGTACAGTGA
- a CDS encoding NUDIX domain-containing protein, which yields MKKGIDYIGVGVGAVIMNDEGKAFLAKRGREARNERHKWEFPGGSVEFGEQLEDALTREVREEYGFDIAVLQLLDVVNHVIPGEGQHWVSPTYLCRYVSGTPRIREPHKCDAIGWFRLEDIPEQELTIASRKSLESLRNRLHPG from the coding sequence GTGAAGAAGGGCATTGACTACATCGGTGTGGGTGTCGGCGCTGTCATCATGAACGACGAAGGCAAGGCCTTTCTGGCCAAGCGCGGCAGAGAGGCTCGGAACGAGCGGCACAAATGGGAGTTCCCCGGAGGCAGCGTCGAGTTCGGCGAGCAGCTTGAAGACGCACTCACACGCGAGGTGCGGGAGGAATACGGTTTCGATATCGCTGTCCTGCAGCTGCTCGACGTCGTGAACCACGTCATCCCCGGCGAGGGTCAGCACTGGGTTTCGCCGACCTATCTGTGCAGGTACGTGAGCGGCACGCCGCGCATCAGGGAGCCCCACAAGTGCGATGCGATCGGCTGGTTCAGACTTGAGGACATCCCGGAGCAGGAGCTCACGATCGCGTCGAGGAAAAGTTTGGAGAGCCTGCGGAATAGATTGCATCCAGGATAG
- the yidC gene encoding membrane protein insertase YidC: protein METRRFILALSLSLIVFVLYVRFFAPKPPEMPAVPERAQQQAAQEKAEKPATATLAAGAVATRIVPAVKGKDIVVETDLVRAVVNTAGGVITGVELKHYREGNKTPVGLGVLFDKIMGREKKMEAPKKALGNVQLVPSYDTVDRRDMIAPLTITPLDKDLSALSQVEYRTDRDAIRLDRDKPSDTLVLTYAGPGGIVLEKRLTFHNDSYRIDVTVNTKGVDGYRLFLGTDFGLADKVSKDASGRVGFAAMVDGKAVTDKLDKIKGELPYSGTIAWFGQEDKYFTAALLYGDRGIVTARKAAAPPESGDLLTSDVTIKEKPEARTFALYAGPKSFTLLEAQGHGLEQMVDYGWFGILAKPMFWLLQQFYRFTSNYGVAIILLTIVVRLLLFYPSLKSATAMEEMKKIQPQLTALREKYKKDPQRMNQEMMKMYKEHKVNPLGGCLPMLLQLPFFVALYNVLSVSIELRQSPFLSFWIKDLSSYDPFYILPILMGVSMVFTMKMTSTSVDPQQQKIMMFMNIAFIFLFAWLPAGLLLYITLSNVLSIVQQLYVRKLIGASSDAVIVS from the coding sequence ATGGAAACCCGTCGCTTCATTCTAGCCCTCTCTTTGTCGCTCATCGTGTTCGTGCTATACGTGCGCTTCTTCGCGCCCAAGCCGCCGGAGATGCCCGCCGTCCCTGAACGTGCACAGCAGCAGGCTGCGCAGGAGAAGGCGGAGAAGCCCGCAACTGCCACACTCGCCGCGGGAGCCGTCGCGACCAGGATCGTTCCCGCAGTCAAGGGGAAAGATATCGTCGTTGAAACCGACCTGGTCAGGGCCGTCGTGAACACGGCCGGAGGCGTGATCACCGGCGTGGAGCTCAAGCATTACCGAGAAGGGAACAAGACCCCGGTAGGCTTGGGCGTGCTCTTCGACAAGATCATGGGCCGGGAGAAGAAGATGGAAGCGCCCAAGAAAGCGCTGGGGAATGTGCAGCTCGTCCCTTCCTACGACACGGTCGACCGCAGGGACATGATCGCACCGCTCACCATCACGCCTCTGGACAAGGACCTCTCCGCGTTGTCCCAGGTGGAGTACCGGACGGACCGTGACGCGATCCGCCTCGACAGGGACAAGCCGTCGGACACGCTGGTCCTCACCTATGCGGGCCCCGGCGGCATCGTCCTCGAGAAGCGACTCACGTTCCACAATGACAGCTACCGGATCGATGTCACGGTCAATACAAAAGGCGTTGACGGATACAGGCTTTTCCTGGGCACGGACTTCGGGCTCGCGGACAAGGTGAGCAAAGATGCCAGCGGCCGCGTGGGGTTCGCGGCAATGGTCGACGGCAAGGCCGTGACGGACAAGCTAGACAAAATCAAGGGAGAATTGCCATACAGCGGCACGATCGCGTGGTTCGGGCAGGAGGACAAGTACTTCACCGCGGCGCTCCTGTACGGCGACCGCGGCATCGTCACCGCCAGGAAAGCGGCGGCGCCGCCGGAGTCCGGGGACCTGCTGACCTCCGACGTGACGATCAAGGAAAAGCCCGAGGCCCGTACATTCGCCCTCTACGCTGGCCCCAAGAGCTTCACGCTGCTCGAGGCGCAGGGGCACGGCTTAGAACAGATGGTCGACTACGGCTGGTTCGGCATCCTCGCCAAGCCCATGTTCTGGCTCCTCCAGCAGTTCTACCGGTTCACCAGCAACTACGGCGTGGCGATCATCCTGCTGACCATTGTCGTGCGTTTGCTCCTGTTCTACCCCTCGCTCAAGAGCGCGACTGCCATGGAGGAGATGAAGAAGATCCAGCCGCAGCTCACGGCGCTCCGGGAAAAGTACAAGAAGGACCCGCAGCGCATGAACCAGGAAATGATGAAGATGTACAAGGAGCACAAGGTGAACCCGCTCGGCGGCTGCCTGCCGATGCTGCTCCAGCTTCCGTTCTTCGTCGCGCTTTACAACGTGTTGTCCGTGTCCATCGAGCTCCGCCAGTCCCCGTTCCTGTCCTTCTGGATCAAGGACCTCTCGTCGTATGACCCGTTCTATATTCTGCCGATCCTGATGGGCGTTAGCATGGTCTTCACGATGAAGATGACGTCCACCTCGGTGGACCCCCAGCAGCAGAAGATCATGATGTTCATGAACATCGCGTTCATCTTCCTGTTTGCCTGGCTCCCGGCCGGCCTGCTGCTCTACATCACCCTGAGCAACGTGCTGTCCATCGTGCAGCAGCTGTATGTCCGGAAGCTCATTGGAGCCTCGTCGGACGCGGTGATCGTGAGCTAG
- a CDS encoding peptidylprolyl isomerase has protein sequence MAQAKQGDSVQVHYTGKLENGTVFDTSRSRHPLRFTIGKGQVIEGFEQAVAGMSVGETKTVVIPVEKAYGARRDDMIFTMSRDRLPEGVSPNVGQRLEVTQVDDKVMLVTVMSVTDKSITLDANHPLAGKALTFELELIGIQ, from the coding sequence ATGGCACAGGCGAAGCAGGGAGACAGTGTACAGGTCCATTACACGGGAAAGCTGGAGAACGGCACGGTCTTCGACACGTCGCGCAGCCGGCATCCGCTCCGGTTCACGATCGGCAAGGGCCAGGTGATCGAGGGGTTCGAGCAGGCGGTTGCAGGGATGAGTGTCGGTGAAACAAAGACCGTCGTGATCCCGGTGGAAAAGGCATACGGTGCGCGGCGCGACGATATGATCTTCACGATGAGCCGGGACCGTCTTCCCGAAGGCGTCAGTCCGAATGTGGGGCAGCGGCTCGAGGTAACGCAGGTCGATGACAAGGTCATGCTCGTGACGGTGATGAGCGTCACGGATAAGAGCATTACGCTCGACGCCAATCATCCGCTGGCGGGAAAGGCGCTGACCTTCGAGCTTGAGCTTATCGGCATTCAGTAG